The following are from one region of the Bradyrhizobium sediminis genome:
- a CDS encoding sulfate ABC transporter substrate-binding protein, with amino-acid sequence METEMVRRILPLLAGLLWASSAFAADVTLLNVSYDPTRELYAEFNKAFAAAYQKETGKSIEIKQSHGGSGSQARAVIDGLQADVVTIALAYDIDAIAAKGLIPADWQKRLPLNASPYTSTIVFLVRKGNPKGIKDWDDLIKSGVSVITPNPKTSGGARWNYLAAWGHALKKFGSADKARQFVGDIFKNVPVLDTGARGSTVTFVERGVGDVLLAWENEAFLAQREFGKDKFEIVAPPLSILAEPPVSVVDRVADKKGTRPAAEAYLKYWYTREGQEIAARNSYRPRDSEIAKEYEKSFAKVELFTIDEVFGGWTRAQKEHFAEGGVFDQIYKN; translated from the coding sequence ATGGAGACTGAGATGGTTCGTCGTATTTTGCCCCTCCTTGCGGGATTGCTCTGGGCAAGTTCTGCATTTGCTGCCGACGTCACGCTGCTCAATGTGTCGTACGATCCGACGCGCGAACTCTATGCGGAATTCAACAAGGCGTTTGCCGCTGCCTACCAGAAGGAAACCGGCAAGAGCATCGAGATCAAGCAGTCGCATGGGGGTTCCGGCTCGCAGGCGCGCGCCGTGATCGACGGCCTGCAGGCCGACGTCGTCACGATCGCGCTCGCCTATGATATCGACGCCATCGCAGCTAAGGGTTTGATCCCCGCCGACTGGCAGAAGCGCCTGCCGCTGAACGCCTCGCCCTACACCTCGACCATCGTTTTCCTGGTGCGCAAGGGTAATCCCAAGGGCATCAAGGACTGGGACGATTTGATCAAATCCGGCGTCAGCGTCATCACACCGAACCCCAAGACTTCGGGCGGCGCACGCTGGAACTATCTGGCCGCCTGGGGCCACGCGCTGAAAAAATTCGGCTCCGCCGACAAGGCAAGGCAGTTTGTCGGCGACATCTTCAAGAATGTGCCGGTGCTGGATACCGGCGCCCGCGGCTCGACCGTCACTTTCGTGGAACGCGGCGTCGGCGACGTGCTGCTGGCCTGGGAGAACGAGGCGTTTCTAGCCCAGCGCGAATTCGGCAAGGACAAGTTCGAGATCGTCGCGCCGCCGCTGTCGATCCTGGCGGAGCCTCCGGTGTCGGTCGTTGACCGGGTTGCCGACAAGAAGGGCACCCGCCCCGCGGCCGAGGCCTATCTTAAGTACTGGTATACCAGGGAAGGTCAGGAAATTGCCGCACGCAATTCCTATCGTCCGCGCGATTCCGAGATTGCGAAGGAATACGAGAAATCCTTCGCCAAGGTCGAATTGTTCACCATCGACGAGGTGTTCGGCGGCTGGACCCGGGCGCAGAAGGAACACTTCGCCGAGGGCGGCGTTTTCGACCAGATCTACAAGAACTGA
- a CDS encoding CAP domain-containing protein: MRAIIAIIGLLALGGCVGDAPVPDQPIMYLSMANGGATLDPQAAASMISLYRQNNGLGAVAVDPELMKLAEQQSQAMAKRNKLDHDVKGPLAKRLNGSGYPATMAVENVSAGYHTLAEAFSGWRDSPPHKANMLKNGVTKLGIAAIYAPNTKYKVFWTLILAST, translated from the coding sequence ATGCGGGCGATCATCGCCATTATCGGGCTATTGGCGCTTGGCGGCTGCGTCGGGGACGCGCCGGTTCCGGATCAGCCGATCATGTATCTCAGCATGGCCAATGGCGGGGCCACGCTCGATCCGCAGGCGGCAGCCTCCATGATCTCGCTCTACAGGCAGAACAACGGCCTCGGCGCCGTGGCGGTCGATCCCGAACTGATGAAGCTCGCCGAGCAGCAGTCGCAGGCGATGGCCAAACGCAACAAGCTCGACCACGACGTCAAGGGTCCCCTGGCCAAGCGGCTGAACGGGTCCGGATACCCGGCAACGATGGCGGTCGAAAACGTATCGGCCGGATATCACACCCTGGCGGAAGCTTTTTCCGGCTGGCGCGACTCGCCTCCGCACAAGGCCAACATGCTGAAAAACGGTGTCACAAAATTGGGCATCGCGGCGATCTATGCTCCAAATACCAAGTACAAGGTATTCTGGACGCTCATTCTTGCATCAACATAG
- a CDS encoding 3-hydroxybutyrate dehydrogenase, with product MGTLTGKTAVVTGSTSGIGLAYARAFAGAGANIVLNGMGAPADIEKERAGIEKDFKVKAVHSPADMTRPAEIAEMVALGEKTFGSVDVLINNAGIQFVSPIEEFPPEKWEAIIAINLSSAFYGIRAAVPGMKKRGWGRIINTASAHSLVASPFKAAYVSAKHGIAGLTKTVALELATFKITCNCISPGYVWTPLVEKQIPDTMKARNLTKEQVINDVLLQAQPTKEFVTSEQVAALALFLCGDDAAQITGANLSIDGGWTAA from the coding sequence ATGGGTACGTTGACAGGCAAGACCGCCGTTGTGACCGGCTCGACCAGCGGCATCGGGTTGGCATATGCGCGCGCCTTTGCCGGCGCCGGCGCCAATATCGTTCTCAACGGCATGGGCGCGCCCGCCGACATCGAGAAGGAGCGCGCCGGCATCGAGAAGGATTTCAAGGTCAAAGCGGTGCATTCGCCCGCCGACATGACCAGGCCTGCGGAAATCGCCGAAATGGTCGCGCTCGGCGAAAAGACCTTCGGATCGGTCGACGTCCTCATCAACAATGCCGGCATCCAGTTCGTGTCGCCGATCGAGGAGTTTCCGCCGGAGAAGTGGGAAGCGATCATCGCGATCAACCTGTCGTCGGCGTTCTACGGCATCCGCGCCGCGGTGCCGGGCATGAAGAAGCGCGGCTGGGGCCGCATCATCAATACCGCTTCGGCGCATTCGCTGGTGGCCTCACCGTTCAAGGCGGCCTACGTCTCGGCCAAGCACGGCATCGCCGGCCTGACCAAGACCGTGGCGCTGGAGCTCGCGACCTTCAAGATCACCTGCAACTGCATCTCACCCGGCTACGTCTGGACCCCGCTGGTCGAGAAGCAGATCCCCGACACCATGAAGGCGCGCAACCTGACCAAGGAACAGGTCATCAACGACGTGCTGCTGCAAGCGCAGCCGACCAAGGAGTTCGTGACTTCCGAGCAGGTGGCGGCGTTGGCGCTGTTCCTGTGCGGCGACGACGCGGCGCAAATCACCGGCGCCAATCTGTCGATCGACGGCGGCTGGACCGCAGCGTAG
- a CDS encoding DUF934 domain-containing protein, with protein MPLVKGGKITADTFVPVADDAELPGDGAILISAARFLGDAEALSRRAGKLGVVWPNNRDVDDLVPWLDRLAVVALAFPSFRDGRAYSQARVLRERHGYRGELRATGQVLRDQFVFMLRAGFDAFEVKKESDAEAFAATVKRYSVFYQPTGDGRITALHRRMQLRHSESAGQ; from the coding sequence ATGCCACTCGTTAAGGGCGGAAAAATCACCGCCGATACCTTCGTTCCTGTGGCCGACGACGCCGAGCTTCCGGGCGATGGCGCTATCCTGATCTCTGCCGCGCGCTTTCTCGGCGATGCCGAGGCGCTGTCGCGCCGCGCCGGCAAGCTCGGGGTGGTCTGGCCGAACAACCGCGACGTCGACGATCTCGTGCCCTGGCTCGACCGGCTTGCGGTGGTCGCGCTGGCGTTTCCGAGCTTCCGCGATGGCCGCGCCTACAGCCAGGCGCGTGTGCTGCGGGAGCGCCACGGCTATCGCGGCGAGTTGCGCGCCACCGGACAGGTGCTGCGCGACCAGTTCGTATTCATGCTGCGCGCGGGCTTCGACGCCTTCGAGGTGAAGAAGGAAAGCGACGCGGAGGCGTTTGCCGCGACCGTCAAGCGCTACTCGGTGTTCTACCAGCCGACCGGCGACGGCCGCATCACCGCGCTGCACCGGCGGATGCAACTGCGTCATTCGGAGAGTGCCGGCCAGTGA
- the cysT gene encoding sulfate ABC transporter permease subunit CysT: MGLTLTWLSVIILIPLAGLFLKTFELSLDQFWAILTSRRTLNALRISFGLAFAAALVNLVMGMIIVWALVRYRFPGRRLFDAIVDVPFALPTAVAGVALTSLFAQKGWLGAPLAELGIKVAFTPVGIFIAMIFIGIPFVVRTVQPVLIDLDAEIEEAAASLGANRWHTVSKVILPSLTPALLTGFALAFARAVGEYGSVIFIAGNLPNVSEIAPLLIVIRLSEFRYADATAIAVVMLVASFLIIFAVNRLQRWAQIRIPAHGG; the protein is encoded by the coding sequence ATGGGACTGACGCTGACCTGGCTCTCCGTCATCATCCTGATTCCGCTCGCCGGCCTGTTCCTGAAGACCTTCGAGCTGAGCCTCGATCAATTCTGGGCCATCCTCACCAGCCGCCGCACCCTGAATGCGCTGAGGATTTCGTTCGGCCTCGCCTTCGCCGCCGCGCTGGTCAACCTGGTAATGGGCATGATCATCGTCTGGGCGCTGGTGCGATACCGGTTTCCGGGCCGCCGGCTGTTCGACGCCATCGTCGATGTTCCCTTTGCGTTGCCGACCGCGGTGGCCGGCGTCGCATTGACCTCGCTGTTTGCGCAAAAGGGCTGGCTGGGGGCGCCGCTGGCCGAACTCGGCATCAAGGTGGCGTTCACGCCCGTCGGCATCTTCATCGCCATGATCTTCATCGGCATTCCCTTCGTGGTGAGGACGGTGCAGCCGGTGCTGATCGATCTGGACGCCGAAATCGAGGAGGCCGCCGCCAGCCTTGGGGCCAACCGCTGGCATACGGTTTCGAAAGTGATCCTGCCGAGCCTCACTCCGGCGCTGCTGACCGGCTTCGCGCTGGCGTTCGCGCGCGCCGTCGGCGAGTATGGTTCGGTCATCTTCATTGCCGGCAATCTGCCGAACGTCTCTGAAATAGCGCCGCTGCTGATCGTGATCCGGCTGTCGGAATTCCGCTATGCCGACGCGACCGCGATCGCCGTCGTGATGCTGGTGGCGTCGTTCCTGATCATCTTCGCGGTCAATCGCCTGCAGCGTTGGGCGCAAATCCGCATTCCCGCGCATGGAGGCTGA
- a CDS encoding arylsulfatase, with protein MRTHNMNPTRATLYQARSWTAAGLVLAVATLFSGVTSAQEVLPTPPAPFKGQIGLSAKDSKSDFPVPVQAAKGAPNIMVVLLDDVGFGASSTFGGPIETPTLEQLAKSGLRYTQFHTTALCSPTRAALLTGHNHHSAHTGVIMEQATGFPGYDSLMGKDTATVGEILKQKGWNTAWFGKNHNVPDWQSSQAGPFDLWPTALGFEHFYGFVGAETSQWRPAVFEGTKPIQPYLGNPDYNFDYDIADQAINWVRNQKAVAPDRPFFLYYAPGATHSPHHPRKEWIAKYKGQFDQGWDKVRDETLARQKKLGIVPANTQLTQRSQGIPAWDSFNAEQKQLFAYMMEVYAGYLSQTDYNVGRVVDAIAQLGQLDNTLVIYIVGDNGASAEGMTQGSLNEMATLNGIEEDYKEVLKRKEDIGTWKTHNHYPTGWAHAMDAPFQWTKQIASHYGGTRNGMVISWPARIKDAGGIRPQWHHTIDIVPTILDVSGLQQPSIVNGVAQKPIEGVSMAYTFDDPKVPSTRRTQYFEMFGNRGIYHDGWLAGTTPHFAPWEDPFNAAPVDVVSGYKWELYNVAEDFSEAVNLADKYPDKLRELQLLFYAEAAKYNVLPLDDSKVARMDVALRPSLTRGRTEFTYYGSLARIPEGAAPDVKNKSFRIAASVLLPKGGEQGVVLTHGGLSAGYALMFKDGKPIFHYNLANVAHFNIVAKDALTPGKHDVVFDFKYDGGGIGKGGTGTLSVDGKQVAAGRINATIPGRFSLDETFDVGEDTGTPVSEDYDVPFKFTGKIEKVVVKLGDK; from the coding sequence ATGCGCACCCACAACATGAACCCAACGCGCGCGACGCTCTACCAGGCACGCTCTTGGACGGCAGCCGGACTGGTGCTGGCTGTCGCGACACTCTTCAGCGGCGTTACATCGGCGCAGGAAGTGCTGCCCACGCCACCGGCGCCCTTCAAGGGGCAGATTGGGCTGAGCGCCAAAGACTCGAAGTCCGATTTTCCAGTGCCGGTGCAGGCCGCCAAAGGCGCACCCAACATCATGGTAGTGTTGTTGGATGACGTCGGCTTTGGGGCATCGAGCACGTTCGGCGGCCCCATAGAGACACCGACGCTGGAACAGCTGGCGAAGAGCGGCCTGCGCTACACCCAGTTCCACACCACGGCGCTCTGCTCGCCCACCCGCGCGGCCCTGCTGACCGGGCACAATCACCACTCGGCGCATACCGGAGTGATCATGGAGCAGGCCACGGGCTTTCCCGGCTACGACAGCCTGATGGGGAAGGACACCGCGACCGTCGGCGAAATCCTGAAGCAAAAAGGCTGGAACACCGCCTGGTTTGGCAAGAACCACAATGTGCCGGACTGGCAGAGCAGCCAAGCCGGGCCATTCGATCTCTGGCCGACTGCTCTTGGCTTCGAGCATTTCTATGGCTTTGTAGGCGCGGAAACCAGTCAGTGGCGACCCGCGGTGTTCGAAGGAACCAAGCCTATTCAGCCTTACCTTGGCAACCCGGATTATAACTTCGACTACGACATTGCGGACCAGGCCATCAATTGGGTGCGCAACCAAAAGGCCGTAGCCCCCGACCGGCCGTTCTTTCTTTATTACGCTCCCGGGGCCACCCACTCGCCGCACCACCCGAGGAAGGAATGGATTGCAAAATACAAGGGCCAGTTCGACCAGGGCTGGGACAAGGTGCGCGACGAAACCCTCGCGCGGCAGAAGAAGCTGGGCATTGTGCCGGCCAACACTCAGTTGACCCAGCGCAGCCAGGGTATACCGGCTTGGGATTCATTCAACGCTGAACAGAAACAGCTCTTTGCCTACATGATGGAGGTGTACGCCGGCTACCTTTCCCAGACGGACTACAACGTGGGCAGGGTCGTGGATGCAATTGCGCAATTGGGCCAGCTCGACAACACGCTGGTCATTTATATCGTCGGCGACAACGGCGCCAGCGCCGAGGGCATGACGCAGGGGTCGCTCAACGAAATGGCGACGCTGAACGGAATCGAAGAGGATTACAAAGAGGTCCTCAAACGCAAAGAGGATATTGGCACGTGGAAAACCCATAACCACTACCCGACCGGCTGGGCCCATGCCATGGATGCGCCTTTCCAGTGGACCAAACAGATCGCCTCGCACTATGGCGGCACACGTAACGGGATGGTCATTTCCTGGCCTGCCCGCATCAAGGACGCGGGCGGCATCCGGCCGCAGTGGCATCACACGATAGACATCGTGCCGACCATTCTGGACGTATCCGGTCTGCAACAGCCCTCTATCGTCAACGGCGTGGCGCAGAAGCCCATCGAGGGCGTAAGCATGGCCTACACCTTCGACGATCCCAAAGTGCCATCCACTCGCCGGACGCAGTATTTCGAGATGTTCGGCAACCGCGGCATCTATCACGATGGCTGGTTGGCCGGTACGACTCCGCACTTTGCGCCTTGGGAGGACCCGTTCAACGCAGCGCCGGTCGATGTCGTCAGCGGCTACAAGTGGGAGCTCTATAACGTCGCCGAAGATTTCAGCGAAGCCGTCAACCTCGCGGATAAGTACCCTGACAAACTCCGGGAACTCCAGTTGCTGTTCTATGCGGAGGCCGCCAAGTATAACGTGTTACCTCTGGACGACAGCAAGGTTGCACGAATGGACGTGGCCCTTCGTCCCAGCCTGACCCGCGGACGCACCGAGTTCACCTACTACGGAAGCCTTGCGCGCATTCCCGAGGGTGCGGCGCCCGACGTGAAGAACAAATCGTTCCGTATCGCGGCCAGCGTGCTTCTCCCGAAGGGAGGAGAACAGGGCGTTGTGCTGACGCATGGGGGGCTCTCCGCCGGCTACGCGCTGATGTTCAAGGACGGAAAGCCGATTTTCCATTACAATCTGGCGAACGTCGCGCACTTTAATATTGTGGCCAAAGATGCCCTTACGCCCGGCAAGCACGACGTCGTCTTTGACTTCAAATATGACGGCGGCGGCATCGGCAAGGGCGGCACCGGGACGCTTAGCGTAGACGGCAAACAGGTCGCTGCGGGCCGCATCAACGCAACCATACCCGGGCGCTTCAGCTTGGATGAAACATTTGATGTGGGCGAAGACACTGGCACGCCCGTAAGCGAGGACTACGACGTGCCATTCAAATTCACCGGCAAGATCGAGAAAGTCGTCGTCAAGCTCGGCGATAAGTGA
- the cysW gene encoding sulfate ABC transporter permease subunit CysW has protein sequence MNQPQLSLSSAQDDLRTEPRFVRIVIIVIAVAFLTVFVVLPLVVVFAQAFSKGIGAYLAALSDPEALSAIRLTLIVAAISVGLNLVFGVVAAWAIAKFDFRGKTFLISLIDLPFSVSPVISGLVFVLLFGAQGYWGPWLQAHNVHVLFAVPGIALATIFVTFPFVARALIPLMQEQGTLEEEAAISLGASGLQTFFRVTLPNIKWGVLYGVLLCNARAMGEFGAVSVVSGHIRGETNTMPLLVEILYNEYQFVSSFAIASLLAMLALITLVVKTILERRLDEGQIPRDD, from the coding sequence ATGAATCAGCCGCAACTCTCGCTCAGCTCGGCACAGGACGATCTGCGGACCGAGCCGAGGTTCGTTCGCATCGTCATCATCGTGATCGCGGTCGCATTCCTGACGGTGTTCGTCGTGCTGCCGCTGGTCGTGGTATTTGCGCAGGCATTTTCCAAGGGGATTGGCGCGTATCTTGCTGCGCTTTCCGATCCGGAGGCGCTGTCGGCGATCAGGCTGACGCTGATAGTGGCGGCGATTTCGGTCGGCCTCAATCTGGTGTTCGGGGTGGTCGCTGCCTGGGCGATCGCCAAATTCGACTTTCGTGGCAAGACCTTCCTGATCTCGCTGATCGATCTGCCGTTTTCGGTGAGCCCTGTCATTTCGGGCCTGGTGTTCGTGCTGCTGTTCGGCGCGCAGGGTTATTGGGGGCCCTGGCTGCAGGCTCATAACGTCCACGTGCTGTTCGCGGTGCCGGGCATTGCGCTCGCGACCATTTTCGTGACGTTTCCCTTCGTCGCACGCGCGCTGATTCCGCTGATGCAGGAGCAGGGCACCCTCGAGGAAGAGGCCGCGATCTCGCTCGGCGCGTCGGGCTTGCAAACCTTCTTCCGCGTCACTTTGCCCAATATCAAATGGGGCGTGCTATACGGCGTACTGCTATGCAATGCGCGGGCGATGGGCGAGTTCGGCGCGGTGTCGGTGGTGTCGGGCCATATTCGCGGCGAGACCAACACCATGCCGCTCTTGGTAGAGATCCTCTATAATGAATATCAATTCGTATCGTCGTTCGCGATTGCCTCGCTGCTGGCGATGCTGGCACTGATCACGCTGGTGGTGAAAACGATTCTCGAACGGCGTCTGGACGAAGGGCAAATTCCGCGTGACGATTGA
- a CDS encoding sulfate/molybdate ABC transporter ATP-binding protein, translating to MTIEVKNIVKKFGAFAALDGVDLKVDDGELLALLGPSGSGKTTLLRIIAGLDWPDSGEVSFDGENALAHGASERHVGFVFQHYALFRHMTVFENVAFGLRVQPRAVRKDEAAIRARVKELLDLVQLDWLSSRYPSQLSGGQRQRIALARALAIEPRILLLDEPFGALDAKVRKELRQWLRSLHHEIHVTSIFVTHDQEEALEVANRVVVMDKGRIEQIGTPGEVYDHPATAFVHGFIGESIVLPVEVQNGCVRLGGKPLNIGADGVVSGASKLFVRRHDMAIGPAGSGAFEGAVRHVRSFGPIQRAEVALSAGEGTTVIEIDAPRDRELQPGEIVGLQPRRYRIFAA from the coding sequence GTGACGATTGAAGTCAAGAACATCGTGAAGAAATTCGGAGCGTTCGCCGCTCTCGACGGCGTCGACCTGAAGGTCGACGACGGCGAACTGCTGGCGTTGCTCGGGCCGTCGGGGTCGGGCAAGACCACGCTGCTGCGGATCATCGCGGGACTGGACTGGCCTGATTCCGGCGAGGTTTCGTTCGACGGCGAGAATGCGCTCGCCCATGGCGCCAGCGAGCGCCACGTCGGATTCGTGTTCCAGCACTACGCGCTGTTCCGGCACATGACGGTGTTCGAGAACGTCGCCTTCGGCCTGAGGGTGCAGCCCCGCGCGGTCCGCAAGGACGAGGCCGCGATCCGCGCCCGCGTCAAGGAATTGCTGGATCTGGTGCAACTCGACTGGCTGTCCAGCCGATATCCGAGCCAGCTGTCCGGCGGCCAGCGCCAGCGCATTGCGCTGGCGCGCGCGCTGGCGATCGAGCCGCGCATCCTCCTGCTCGACGAACCCTTCGGCGCGCTCGACGCCAAGGTGCGCAAGGAGCTGCGGCAATGGCTGCGCTCGCTGCATCACGAGATCCACGTGACCTCGATCTTCGTCACCCACGACCAGGAAGAGGCGCTCGAAGTCGCCAACCGGGTGGTGGTGATGGATAAGGGCCGCATCGAGCAGATCGGCACCCCCGGCGAGGTCTACGACCATCCGGCGACCGCCTTCGTGCACGGCTTCATCGGCGAGTCCATCGTGCTGCCGGTGGAGGTGCAGAACGGCTGCGTCCGGCTCGGCGGCAAGCCGCTGAATATTGGGGCGGACGGTGTTGTTTCCGGCGCGTCGAAACTGTTCGTCCGCCGCCACGACATGGCGATCGGGCCGGCCGGCAGCGGCGCGTTCGAGGGCGCGGTGCGGCATGTCCGCAGCTTCGGCCCGATTCAGCGCGCCGAAGTCGCGCTGTCGGCGGGCGAGGGCACCACCGTGATCGAGATCGACGCGCCTCGGGACCGGGAATTGCAGCCGGGCGAGATCGTGGGATTGCAGCCCCGCCGCTACCGGATTTTCGCCGCCTAG
- a CDS encoding phosphoadenylyl-sulfate reductase produces the protein MRPAGLPSADELDRALRNAAPAEVVAAALKAVGRERLALVSSFGTESAALLKVMADVDPAIPVIFLDTGWLFEETLAYRDTLIATLGLRDVRSIKPLEETLTREDPERELWFSDPDACCRIRKVEPLARALAPFSAWINGRKRFQGGLRADIPVVEDDGIRLKFNPFANVSREDIEAIYALAKLPPHPLAASGFLSVGCMPCTSRTSAGEDARAGRWRGRTKTECGIHTIKTS, from the coding sequence GTGCGCCCGGCGGGCTTGCCGTCGGCCGACGAGCTCGATCGCGCGCTCCGCAACGCCGCGCCGGCGGAAGTGGTCGCAGCCGCCCTGAAGGCCGTCGGCCGTGAGCGCCTCGCGCTGGTCTCGTCGTTCGGCACCGAATCGGCAGCGCTGCTCAAGGTGATGGCCGATGTCGATCCGGCGATACCGGTGATCTTTCTCGACACCGGATGGCTGTTCGAGGAGACGCTGGCCTATCGCGACACGCTGATCGCGACCCTGGGACTGCGCGATGTCCGTTCGATCAAGCCGTTGGAAGAGACGCTGACGCGCGAGGATCCGGAGCGCGAATTGTGGTTCTCTGATCCCGATGCCTGCTGCCGTATTCGCAAGGTGGAGCCGTTGGCCCGCGCGCTGGCTCCGTTCTCGGCCTGGATCAACGGCCGCAAGCGTTTCCAGGGCGGCCTGCGCGCCGACATTCCGGTCGTCGAAGACGACGGTATCAGGCTCAAATTCAATCCGTTCGCCAATGTCTCGCGCGAGGATATTGAGGCGATCTACGCGCTGGCAAAATTGCCGCCGCATCCGCTCGCCGCATCGGGGTTCCTCTCGGTCGGCTGCATGCCCTGCACCAGCCGAACCTCGGCGGGAGAGGATGCGCGCGCCGGCCGCTGGCGCGGCAGAACCAAGACAGAATGCGGCATTCACACCATCAAGACTTCATAG
- the gntH gene encoding guanitoxin biosynthesis MBL fold metallo-hydrolase GntH: MLKVVGPAAAGMAAGVASAEAAEENKPATGETNAYGAPPGAGISMPPYYLPTPSVKNRNNYFPQSEPLGPDEMRIIFMGSQPWPPRLSQAGTCIMVELGTSKRLFFDFGPGCLRNIIANQVPVPEINDIFLTHLHLDHYADIPYLWQFAPFNGRWKPLRVIGPSGRTAALGTRAMCEHMEKMGAWTSHQAAGMPMADGYEIEVTEFDFRDDGGVCYDKDGVKVTHWRRSHAADGASAYRLDWNGLSFVWTGDGKPDQLTAKYAKNVDVFVTEMAVDMVSLWALKQGVSPYIGAWTIDNFHTMHYAVGYLANLVQPRLAMATHVSFDRELIGEMTAGVRMHYKGMFAFGIDHTVVNVTKDRIWIREAALPETSNVARPSMEWMIKNNFGGNMPTEMTVKSPFLANQEQSIRDLEIDPALFTPKDQMRQWARMPAEMKIDIADFLGGGQAPKK; this comes from the coding sequence ATGCTCAAGGTGGTTGGCCCTGCCGCCGCCGGCATGGCAGCAGGCGTGGCTTCGGCGGAGGCTGCCGAGGAAAACAAGCCCGCGACCGGCGAAACGAATGCATACGGGGCGCCTCCCGGCGCTGGCATCTCGATGCCGCCCTACTATCTGCCGACGCCGTCAGTCAAGAACCGCAACAACTATTTCCCGCAGAGCGAGCCGCTCGGCCCGGACGAGATGCGCATCATCTTCATGGGCAGCCAGCCCTGGCCGCCACGGCTCTCGCAGGCCGGCACCTGCATCATGGTGGAACTCGGCACCAGCAAGCGGCTCTTCTTCGACTTCGGTCCCGGCTGCCTGCGCAATATCATCGCCAACCAGGTGCCGGTACCGGAAATCAACGATATCTTTCTGACGCACCTGCACCTCGATCACTACGCCGACATACCTTATCTGTGGCAATTCGCTCCCTTCAATGGCCGCTGGAAACCGTTGCGTGTCATTGGCCCCTCGGGCCGCACCGCGGCGCTTGGCACCAGGGCGATGTGCGAACACATGGAGAAGATGGGCGCCTGGACTTCGCACCAGGCGGCTGGCATGCCGATGGCGGACGGCTACGAGATCGAGGTCACCGAGTTCGACTTCAGGGACGACGGTGGCGTCTGCTACGACAAGGATGGCGTGAAGGTGACCCACTGGCGGCGCTCGCACGCCGCCGACGGTGCCTCCGCCTATCGGCTCGACTGGAACGGGCTTTCCTTTGTCTGGACCGGCGACGGCAAGCCGGACCAGCTCACCGCCAAGTATGCCAAGAACGTCGACGTGTTCGTCACCGAGATGGCCGTGGACATGGTCAGCCTGTGGGCCTTGAAGCAGGGTGTTTCGCCCTATATCGGGGCCTGGACGATCGATAATTTCCACACGATGCACTATGCCGTCGGCTACCTCGCGAACCTGGTGCAGCCGCGGCTCGCGATGGCCACGCACGTCTCCTTCGACCGCGAACTGATCGGCGAGATGACCGCCGGTGTCCGGATGCACTACAAGGGCATGTTCGCGTTCGGCATCGATCACACCGTGGTCAATGTCACCAAGGATCGTATCTGGATCCGCGAGGCCGCGTTGCCGGAGACGTCCAACGTCGCCCGCCCGAGCATGGAATGGATGATCAAGAACAATTTCGGCGGCAACATGCCGACTGAGATGACGGTGAAAAGCCCGTTCTTGGCCAATCAGGAGCAGTCGATTCGCGACCTGGAGATTGATCCCGCGCTGTTCACACCGAAGGACCAGATGCGGCAATGGGCCCGGATGCCGGCGGAGATGAAAATCGACATAGCTGACTTTCTCGGCGGCGGCCAGGCACCGAAGAAATAG